One segment of bacterium DNA contains the following:
- a CDS encoding glycoside hydrolase: protein MNRILAIAILILASAGTALADDEYSSWDEFRYSGPGLKQIGRLATRPAKEIEASSWSVGCETLDRDYADFSLYKNYVGELGVKQARLQSGWAKCEKVKGKYSFAWLDSCVYGLAAQSVKPWICLCYGNPLYGSELGLGAGVAAVSQSEKAMAAWLRYVETTVERYKDVVNEWEIWNEPYGQEKDYAPLLIKTAELIKRIQPGAIILGESLWDDVESPEVRLPFEALKAADKLDLVDYWAYHPYVRNPDDCYPVLDKFIAFIKSYRADYKVYQGEVGCPSQLEWTHALAYYPWTEISQAKWVLRRMAGDRVRDIPSSVFTIIDLRYPNMLQSFGLIRSNLLHEIIYKRPSYYGVQHMAGFFDSMVKAVGEMEHTTEAYRKLTVAGFEREGGSIALVWYKDRIPGNEFKWDQISLTIKKMNFKDPVYVEMISGKVYAINPADWKNDGDAVSFRRLPVWDSVIMLAERSAVPLKAE, encoded by the coding sequence ATGAACAGAATACTGGCCATCGCGATTCTGATCCTTGCCTCCGCCGGTACTGCTCTGGCGGATGACGAGTACAGCTCGTGGGATGAATTCCGCTATTCCGGCCCCGGCCTGAAACAGATCGGCCGGCTGGCGACCAGGCCCGCAAAAGAGATCGAAGCTTCATCCTGGTCGGTCGGCTGCGAGACCCTCGACCGCGACTACGCGGATTTCAGCCTGTACAAAAATTACGTGGGCGAGCTTGGCGTTAAGCAGGCCCGCCTTCAGAGCGGCTGGGCGAAATGCGAGAAGGTGAAAGGCAAGTACAGTTTCGCCTGGCTCGACAGTTGTGTCTACGGACTGGCCGCGCAGTCGGTCAAGCCGTGGATCTGCCTGTGCTACGGGAACCCGCTCTATGGTTCGGAGCTCGGGCTGGGGGCTGGGGTGGCGGCGGTGTCACAATCGGAAAAAGCGATGGCGGCCTGGTTGCGCTACGTGGAAACAACCGTTGAACGGTACAAGGATGTAGTCAACGAGTGGGAAATATGGAATGAGCCCTATGGTCAGGAAAAGGACTATGCGCCGCTGTTGATCAAAACAGCCGAGCTGATCAAGAGAATCCAGCCCGGGGCGATTATCCTGGGCGAATCGCTGTGGGATGATGTCGAGAGTCCGGAGGTGAGGCTGCCTTTCGAAGCCCTCAAAGCGGCAGACAAGCTGGACCTAGTCGATTACTGGGCATATCACCCTTATGTCAGGAACCCCGACGATTGTTATCCGGTTCTCGATAAGTTCATCGCCTTCATCAAATCGTACCGGGCAGACTATAAAGTGTACCAGGGCGAGGTCGGCTGCCCCTCCCAGCTCGAATGGACTCATGCGCTTGCATATTATCCCTGGACCGAGATCAGTCAGGCCAAGTGGGTGCTCCGGCGCATGGCAGGTGACCGCGTAAGGGATATCCCATCCTCGGTTTTCACGATCATCGACCTGCGCTATCCCAATATGCTCCAATCGTTCGGGCTCATCCGTTCCAACCTTCTGCATGAAATCATATACAAGCGCCCCTCCTACTACGGCGTCCAACATATGGCGGGCTTCTTCGACAGTATGGTCAAGGCTGTGGGAGAGATGGAACATACCACGGAGGCGTACCGCAAGTTGACAGTCGCCGGCTTCGAGCGGGAGGGCGGCTCGATCGCGCTGGTCTGGTACAAAGATCGAATCCCGGGCAACGAGTTCAAGTGGGACCAGATCAGTCTAACCATCAAGAAAATGAATTTCAAAGACCCCGTTTATGTCGAGATGATCTCTGGGAAAGTATATGCGATAAATCCCGCAGACTGGAAAAACGACGGTGACGCCGTGTCGTTCCGGCGCCTGCCGGTATGGGACAGCGTAATCATGCTGGCCGAGCGCTCGGCTGTCCCCTTGAAAGCGGAGTGA
- a CDS encoding ROK family protein encodes MKTTAYLAIDAGGTYLKSAVLEKAGAIVDGSAFSNRSFSDGTCSEILEAFHLTFAHGLSVIRERGMHLGGIGIAIPGPFDYDRATPLMKHKFKSIYGHDLRSAFRRMPGIAPELPIRFTQDANAILAGEIAYGNARGFGSAAVATLGTGLGFAISERGKVLCNPMGGPFYSIFRIPYKDGILEDYTAKEGIIRNYRRLCATGDTDGMEVSDIGRGADSGDIACIHAFGEVGTVLGESLRDILLERNTECLLLGGQIARSFLHMEKPLREALKQVNSLQRIARVKNIDHAALIGVHAVLLQNEQINSDSPLNSDYSYQR; translated from the coding sequence TTGAAAACGACAGCATATCTGGCGATTGACGCCGGAGGGACATATCTGAAATCGGCCGTGCTGGAAAAGGCGGGAGCTATTGTTGACGGCTCCGCTTTTTCCAACCGGTCATTTTCGGATGGAACTTGCAGCGAGATACTGGAGGCCTTCCACCTGACATTCGCCCACGGGCTGAGTGTTATCCGGGAAAGGGGAATGCATCTCGGTGGCATCGGGATCGCCATCCCGGGACCGTTCGACTACGACCGGGCCACCCCGCTGATGAAGCATAAATTCAAGAGTATTTACGGGCATGACCTGCGAAGCGCTTTCCGGCGGATGCCCGGGATCGCACCGGAACTGCCCATCCGGTTCACGCAGGACGCCAACGCAATTCTGGCCGGTGAAATAGCCTACGGCAACGCCAGGGGGTTCGGCAGCGCCGCCGTGGCCACCCTGGGCACCGGCCTGGGGTTCGCGATTTCCGAGCGAGGGAAAGTCCTCTGCAATCCAATGGGCGGCCCCTTTTATTCAATCTTTCGGATTCCCTATAAAGATGGAATCCTGGAGGATTATACGGCAAAAGAAGGAATAATAAGAAATTACAGAAGGTTATGCGCCACAGGGGATACGGATGGGATGGAGGTTTCCGACATCGGGCGTGGGGCGGATAGCGGCGATATCGCCTGTATCCACGCTTTCGGGGAGGTCGGGACAGTCCTGGGGGAATCTCTGCGGGATATCCTTCTCGAAAGAAACACCGAGTGTCTTCTTCTGGGAGGACAGATTGCCAGGTCTTTCCTGCACATGGAAAAGCCGTTGAGGGAAGCGTTGAAACAGGTAAACAGCTTGCAGAGAATTGCACGGGTCAAAAACATCGACCATGCGGCCTTGATCGGGGTCCACGCTGTTCTTTTACAGAATGAGCAAATAAATTCCGACAGCCCCCTGAACTCCGACTATAGTTATCAGCGATGA
- a CDS encoding SDR family NAD(P)-dependent oxidoreductase, which translates to MRQDSQAIAITGIGCRFPGGVKDPDTFWKLLAEGRDAITDIPPDRWDIDTYYDPDRGKPGKAYVRKGGFIDDVSLFDPLFFGISPREASCMDPQQRLLLEVAWEALEDGGFSPQRLAGSRVGVFTGSFTHDFEHIHTQYSENHLHGPHSGTGIGISITANRLSYTFNFTGPSITIDTACSSSLVAVHLACRSLLDGESDIALAGGVNLIIDPQMTVVLCKGSFLSPDGHCKSFDDSADGYVRAEGAGLVVLKRLSRALEDGDAIYAVIRGSAVNQDGKSKGLTVPNAESQVKVIREALRKAGLGPSEIHYVEAHGTGTPVGDPIEAAALAEALTQERNGLECIIGSVKSNFGHTESAAGVAGLIKASLMLRHGLIPPNLHFNNPSRQIPFDKYKLRVPTTLEPWPRTDSGSRRIASVNSFGYGGTNAHVILESCEPSRGAAIQAGEEKLILVPLSAHHPQALTGLVRGLVDRLESGTPEGSALYDIGWTAALRREHHRYRLTVAAQTREELAANLKVFLEGGSRPGMASGQTLQPEAQRPVFVFSGMGQQWRGMGLRLYETEPVFRRTFDRCADIFKGLTREWSLLEELRVADEAGSRLAQPKVVQPMIFSLQAGLDALWRSWGIAPDTVIGHSVGEVAAACSVGILSLEDGALVTYHRGRLIQRLEGKGTMLAVGLSLEETGPLLEGLEGLVSVAAMNGPRSLTLSGDEKALGEIASRLEQKNEFARFVNVNVPYHSAALDSILDEFEKAIAGIAPRSGDAKMVSTVTGGVLDGATAGPSYWRDNIRKPVLFARGIGRLFETGHSLFVEVSAHPVLAVPLRECLETPGGRETAVIPSLRRDGDNRLQMYGALGQLYAAGYPLDWTRLYWSRGKVVRFPSYPWQRESLWMESEESLQRRLGHKTVRDNSDSHPLLGRRLDNSMPVWAVHVSRTKPAWIAEHTVQGNVVFPGSAFIEMAFAAARRLFGEDLFLVREVEISSPLILQDDSSVSLQLSVEEDYTFRINSRPPGAEAEWILHARGRLERMAQVTPPAPQNLGELKSRQKWYKSRQAAYADFRQHGLEYGPGFQAIEEAWITDSTALGCLKPPIGPGKESGGYLCHPTLLDACFQVMGLLFPSRGTYLPVWFESIRFYGSPGETAWCYASKTNSNRSRIRGDLLLTDGEGQPLVEIRGFHCQKMESSEEYTPELLDGILYEPVWVLDEKCARVRRLAGTGCLPAPERLAEKLGNVLPGLIERHGRAEYYSAVAPELDAICGLYAAEALERLGWNSGGAEPFAPKDLIARLGLPPQRSGLAGYLLEMMAGAGLLKKEGGYWCNAAAPGTRRAAEAWRDSLAKHPAWLAELTLIEQCGSHLDRMLTEEKALQSVAFYPDSALSEFLHQDSPSFTIYNRLLQLAVNTVVDSLPEGCPLRVLELGAEPGSLLRWVLPVLPPALARYVLTAQSQERLDKALARHRDNPLVGGQVLDLARDPGDQGFETGAFDLVLAGNPLSLSDDPRSALERAGSLLAPGGLLFLLETDRSARWLELILGFLHRGRRQSWDGGQPGIDLPELLESAGLSEVSPVSDREDACTPLQKILIARKPVPREPEPTADLDRPSGGQPAPGQPWVILADESGLAERLTALLRARGIQPVLIQAGRTEDFAGVFRTVCPDNSTAPVVVSLRGATDGLEKITSDSLEKTTNALCAETLHLVQALMQRDWAVNPALWMVTRGIENIGPRTGISLCQAPLLGLCHVIQAEFPKLHTRLIDLSPAPSPEQTRLLAEELLSPGKEDETGLRDGLLYRRRLIERKERDFFNPPTGDYRLFPIRSRGLNGLTLRDFSAAEPGPGEVQVEVRATGLNFKDVLMAGGVLDNAGIINWSARGVIGWEFSGVVRQTGPGVLDLSPGDEVIGLHYNSFSSALNVSQRTLVRKPQRMSFEAAAALPVVFGTAYYVLHELARIRKGDRVLIHSATGGLGLAAVQVARAAGAEVFATAGNHEKREFLQALGLKYAGDSRSLSFADEILDLTRGEGVDIILNTLPVESFPRNISTLRPVTGCIIDLSNVYERSLKMYDVSKGVSVHSFLLDNLLILHPEAFQGAFREFIGLFESGQFHALPYRTYPLSALQDAFKYMRSGKHIGKVVVSMDGSVTAPLPSRDRITAQKDATYLITGGLGGFGLAVARWLVSCGARHLVLAGRSGASRPGALEAVEELEKTGARVTVVRADITSRQAVGELLEQIRSTLPPLRGIVHAAMVLEDCPLLHMSAADMKKVLDPKILGAWNLHDGTLETKLDFFICFSSLAAICGNVDQANYAAANSFLDALMHCRRLAGLHGLSINWGVIEGAGYLDVQTELKDFLSRRGLGPVTLDQAFRAIAYALEKDLTQIVVSPVNWKKLSGYLPVIGTSPRFSLQWKADGEREKEADARLVGAIIAAEPAQRREMLADFLAGEVARILGIAKNSLERTRALDSVGIDSLMAVELVMAIESGLGMTMSKMLLARPGLTIDSLAETIEKELQKQSAQGENPQKAETIKNSGGELPVNVDEISDGDVDQILKTLLRLEGQKDG; encoded by the coding sequence ATGAGACAGGATAGTCAGGCCATTGCGATTACAGGCATCGGTTGCCGTTTCCCGGGAGGCGTCAAGGACCCCGATACTTTCTGGAAACTCCTGGCCGAGGGTAGGGACGCCATCACCGATATCCCTCCCGACCGCTGGGACATTGACACCTATTACGATCCGGACCGGGGGAAACCCGGCAAGGCCTATGTGCGCAAGGGGGGGTTCATCGATGATGTCTCCCTCTTCGATCCCCTCTTTTTCGGAATATCCCCCAGGGAAGCCTCCTGCATGGACCCGCAACAGCGCCTGCTGCTGGAGGTGGCCTGGGAGGCTCTGGAGGACGGTGGGTTCTCGCCGCAGCGGCTTGCCGGATCGAGGGTCGGCGTTTTCACCGGCTCCTTCACCCACGACTTCGAGCACATCCACACGCAGTATTCGGAAAATCACCTTCACGGACCGCATTCCGGCACCGGCATCGGTATCAGCATCACGGCGAACAGGCTCTCGTACACTTTCAATTTCACCGGCCCGAGCATCACAATCGATACCGCCTGCTCATCATCTCTGGTGGCGGTGCATCTGGCCTGCCGGAGTCTGCTGGACGGGGAATCCGATATCGCACTGGCCGGCGGGGTGAACCTGATAATAGACCCGCAGATGACGGTCGTGCTTTGCAAAGGTTCGTTCTTATCGCCGGACGGCCATTGCAAATCCTTTGACGACAGCGCGGACGGGTACGTCCGGGCGGAGGGCGCGGGCCTGGTGGTCCTGAAACGTCTTTCCCGCGCCCTGGAGGACGGCGACGCGATATACGCGGTGATCCGCGGCAGCGCGGTGAACCAGGACGGGAAAAGCAAGGGCCTGACTGTCCCGAACGCGGAGTCTCAGGTTAAGGTCATCCGGGAGGCCCTGCGCAAGGCCGGCCTCGGCCCCTCCGAAATACATTACGTGGAGGCCCACGGCACCGGCACCCCGGTGGGCGACCCGATTGAGGCCGCGGCTCTGGCCGAGGCCCTGACCCAGGAGCGCAACGGGCTGGAATGCATAATCGGGTCGGTCAAGAGCAACTTCGGCCACACTGAATCGGCGGCCGGCGTGGCCGGGCTGATAAAAGCCTCACTGATGCTCCGGCACGGCCTGATTCCTCCCAACCTCCATTTCAACAACCCCAGCCGTCAGATTCCTTTCGACAAGTACAAGCTGCGCGTCCCCACCACGCTCGAACCCTGGCCCCGGACCGACAGTGGCAGCCGCCGGATCGCCAGCGTCAATTCTTTCGGCTACGGGGGAACCAACGCGCATGTCATACTGGAAAGCTGCGAGCCATCCCGGGGGGCTGCGATTCAGGCCGGGGAGGAAAAACTTATACTGGTGCCCCTCTCGGCCCATCATCCCCAGGCCCTGACCGGCCTGGTCCGGGGATTGGTCGATCGGCTGGAGAGCGGGACGCCGGAGGGGAGCGCCCTTTACGATATCGGTTGGACCGCGGCCCTGAGAAGGGAGCACCACCGGTACCGGCTGACAGTGGCGGCGCAGACCCGGGAGGAGCTGGCCGCGAACCTGAAGGTTTTCCTGGAGGGCGGGAGCCGCCCCGGAATGGCCTCAGGACAAACCCTGCAGCCAGAGGCCCAGAGACCGGTCTTCGTGTTCTCGGGCATGGGCCAGCAGTGGCGCGGCATGGGACTGCGTCTGTACGAGACCGAGCCGGTTTTCAGGCGGACCTTTGACCGCTGCGCCGACATTTTCAAAGGTCTCACCCGCGAATGGAGCCTGCTCGAAGAGCTTCGGGTGGCTGATGAGGCCGGCTCACGGCTCGCTCAACCCAAGGTCGTGCAGCCCATGATCTTCTCCCTGCAGGCTGGGCTGGACGCCCTGTGGCGCTCCTGGGGGATAGCTCCGGACACGGTGATCGGGCACAGCGTGGGGGAAGTGGCGGCAGCCTGCTCAGTTGGGATTCTCAGCCTCGAGGATGGCGCCCTGGTTACTTATCACCGGGGCCGCCTAATTCAGCGGCTTGAAGGCAAGGGAACAATGCTCGCGGTGGGGCTCTCCCTGGAGGAGACCGGGCCTCTGCTCGAAGGGCTGGAAGGGCTGGTATCGGTCGCGGCCATGAACGGTCCCCGCAGCCTGACCCTTTCCGGGGATGAAAAGGCGCTCGGGGAAATAGCCTCCCGCCTGGAGCAGAAAAACGAGTTCGCCCGCTTCGTGAACGTGAACGTACCCTACCACAGCGCCGCCCTGGATAGCATCCTGGATGAGTTCGAAAAGGCTATCGCGGGCATCGCTCCCCGGAGCGGGGATGCGAAGATGGTCTCGACTGTGACCGGCGGGGTGCTCGACGGTGCGACCGCCGGCCCCTCCTACTGGCGTGACAATATCAGAAAGCCCGTCCTGTTCGCCCGCGGAATCGGCAGGCTCTTTGAAACCGGCCATTCCCTTTTCGTCGAGGTGAGCGCGCACCCGGTTCTCGCGGTGCCGCTGAGAGAATGCCTTGAAACCCCTGGCGGCCGGGAAACAGCGGTGATCCCCTCGCTGCGCCGGGACGGAGATAACCGCCTCCAGATGTACGGGGCGTTGGGACAGTTATATGCTGCCGGATATCCCCTGGATTGGACCCGGCTTTACTGGTCGAGGGGCAAAGTGGTCCGGTTCCCCTCCTATCCCTGGCAGCGGGAATCCCTGTGGATGGAAAGCGAGGAGTCGCTTCAGCGGCGCCTGGGCCATAAAACGGTCCGGGACAACAGTGACTCGCACCCTCTGCTGGGCCGCCGTCTGGATAATTCCATGCCCGTTTGGGCCGTCCATGTGAGCAGGACAAAACCGGCCTGGATCGCCGAACACACCGTGCAGGGAAACGTGGTCTTCCCGGGATCGGCGTTCATCGAGATGGCTTTCGCGGCGGCCAGGCGGCTGTTCGGTGAGGACCTCTTCCTCGTGCGGGAGGTCGAGATCAGCTCGCCGCTCATTCTTCAGGATGACAGCAGTGTGTCGCTCCAGCTCTCGGTCGAGGAGGATTACACGTTCCGGATCAACAGCCGCCCACCCGGCGCGGAAGCGGAATGGATCCTGCACGCCAGGGGCAGGCTGGAGCGCATGGCGCAGGTGACGCCGCCCGCCCCGCAGAACCTGGGAGAGTTGAAAAGCCGCCAGAAGTGGTATAAATCCCGCCAGGCCGCTTACGCCGATTTCCGTCAGCACGGCCTGGAGTACGGGCCGGGCTTCCAGGCGATCGAGGAGGCCTGGATCACCGACTCCACCGCCCTCGGCTGCCTCAAGCCGCCTATCGGCCCCGGGAAAGAGTCTGGCGGCTACCTCTGCCACCCGACTCTTCTGGACGCCTGTTTCCAGGTCATGGGCCTTCTGTTTCCCTCCCGGGGGACTTACCTGCCGGTCTGGTTCGAATCCATCCGGTTCTACGGCTCACCGGGAGAGACGGCCTGGTGCTACGCCAGCAAAACCAACAGCAACCGGAGCCGGATCAGGGGCGACCTGCTGCTGACAGACGGAGAGGGCCAGCCGCTGGTCGAGATCCGGGGCTTCCATTGCCAGAAAATGGAGAGCTCGGAGGAGTACACTCCGGAGTTGCTGGACGGCATACTGTACGAGCCGGTTTGGGTGCTGGACGAGAAATGCGCCCGGGTGCGGCGCCTGGCTGGGACCGGCTGCCTGCCCGCCCCGGAACGGCTGGCTGAAAAGCTCGGGAACGTGCTCCCCGGCCTGATCGAGCGCCACGGGAGGGCGGAATACTATTCCGCGGTGGCACCTGAGCTGGATGCGATTTGTGGCTTGTACGCCGCAGAGGCCCTGGAGCGGCTCGGCTGGAATTCCGGTGGCGCGGAGCCCTTTGCCCCGAAAGACCTGATCGCCCGGCTGGGCCTCCCGCCACAGCGATCCGGCCTGGCCGGGTATCTGCTCGAAATGATGGCCGGGGCGGGCCTGCTGAAAAAAGAAGGCGGATACTGGTGCAACGCCGCCGCGCCGGGAACCAGAAGGGCCGCGGAGGCTTGGCGGGACTCGCTGGCCAAGCATCCCGCCTGGCTTGCCGAGTTGACCCTGATCGAGCAATGCGGCTCGCACCTGGACAGGATGCTGACCGAGGAGAAGGCCCTCCAGTCAGTGGCCTTTTACCCGGACTCCGCCTTGAGCGAGTTTCTCCACCAGGACTCGCCTTCTTTCACAATCTACAACCGCCTCCTGCAACTGGCGGTCAACACAGTGGTGGACAGCCTGCCGGAGGGCTGTCCGCTCCGGGTCCTGGAGCTTGGAGCCGAACCGGGCTCGCTTCTGCGCTGGGTGTTGCCCGTGCTGCCCCCGGCACTGGCCCGGTATGTCCTGACCGCACAGTCGCAGGAGCGCCTGGACAAGGCCCTCGCCCGTCACCGGGACAACCCCCTGGTGGGCGGACAGGTTCTCGATCTCGCCAGAGACCCTGGCGATCAGGGCTTCGAGACCGGAGCTTTCGATCTGGTCCTGGCAGGCAATCCGCTCAGCTTGAGCGACGATCCACGGAGCGCGCTCGAGCGGGCCGGGAGCCTTCTTGCGCCCGGCGGATTGCTGTTTCTGCTCGAAACCGACCGCTCCGCCCGGTGGCTCGAACTGATACTGGGCTTTCTGCACCGCGGACGGCGACAATCCTGGGACGGCGGCCAACCCGGGATTGACCTGCCCGAGCTGCTGGAATCGGCGGGTCTCTCCGAGGTTTCGCCGGTTTCGGACCGGGAGGACGCCTGCACGCCGCTGCAGAAAATTCTGATCGCGCGGAAACCTGTCCCAAGGGAACCCGAGCCGACCGCTGACCTGGACCGGCCATCCGGGGGACAGCCCGCTCCGGGACAGCCCTGGGTCATTCTGGCCGATGAAAGCGGCCTGGCTGAGCGGTTGACAGCACTTCTGCGGGCCAGGGGCATCCAGCCGGTGCTGATACAGGCGGGCCGGACGGAGGACTTCGCCGGGGTCTTCCGGACTGTCTGCCCGGATAACTCCACCGCCCCAGTGGTTGTCAGCCTCCGAGGGGCGACTGACGGACTGGAGAAAATCACAAGCGACAGCCTGGAGAAGACGACCAACGCACTGTGCGCGGAAACCCTGCACCTGGTCCAGGCACTGATGCAGCGCGACTGGGCGGTTAACCCCGCGCTCTGGATGGTCACCCGCGGCATCGAGAATATCGGCCCGCGGACCGGGATTTCTCTCTGCCAGGCTCCACTGCTCGGGCTGTGCCACGTAATCCAGGCCGAGTTTCCCAAACTCCACACGCGCTTAATCGACCTCAGCCCGGCTCCCTCCCCGGAGCAGACGCGGCTGCTGGCGGAAGAACTTCTCTCACCGGGCAAGGAAGATGAAACAGGCCTGCGCGACGGGCTTCTCTACCGTCGCCGCCTGATCGAGAGAAAAGAAAGAGATTTCTTCAATCCGCCCACTGGAGATTACCGTCTTTTCCCCATCCGGTCCAGAGGCCTGAACGGGCTGACCTTGCGGGATTTTTCAGCCGCAGAGCCGGGGCCGGGGGAAGTTCAGGTGGAGGTGCGCGCGACCGGCCTCAATTTCAAGGATGTGCTCATGGCGGGCGGGGTCCTGGATAACGCCGGCATAATCAACTGGAGCGCCCGCGGAGTGATCGGCTGGGAATTCTCGGGTGTTGTCCGTCAAACCGGGCCGGGCGTGCTGGATTTGTCGCCCGGGGATGAGGTGATCGGACTGCATTACAACAGTTTCTCCAGCGCCCTGAACGTCTCTCAACGTACGCTGGTCCGCAAGCCGCAGAGGATGAGTTTCGAGGCGGCGGCCGCCCTGCCGGTGGTTTTCGGCACCGCCTATTACGTGCTGCACGAGCTGGCCAGAATCCGCAAAGGCGACCGGGTTCTGATCCACTCTGCCACCGGCGGGCTGGGACTGGCCGCGGTCCAGGTGGCGCGTGCGGCCGGAGCCGAGGTGTTCGCCACCGCCGGGAACCACGAGAAACGGGAGTTCCTCCAGGCCCTGGGATTGAAATACGCGGGCGACTCGCGCTCCCTGTCTTTCGCCGATGAGATTCTGGACCTCACCAGAGGCGAAGGAGTGGATATCATCCTGAACACCCTGCCGGTCGAGAGCTTCCCACGGAACATATCGACCCTGAGGCCGGTGACCGGCTGTATCATCGACCTCAGCAACGTCTACGAGCGCTCCCTGAAGATGTACGACGTGTCCAAGGGGGTTTCGGTCCACTCTTTCCTCCTGGACAACCTGCTCATACTCCATCCCGAGGCCTTCCAGGGCGCTTTCAGGGAATTCATCGGCCTGTTCGAAAGCGGGCAGTTCCACGCCTTGCCTTACAGGACCTATCCCCTGTCGGCGCTTCAGGATGCGTTCAAATACATGCGCTCGGGGAAACATATCGGCAAGGTAGTGGTCTCCATGGACGGGTCGGTGACAGCGCCGCTCCCCTCCCGGGACAGGATAACGGCACAAAAGGATGCAACTTATCTCATCACCGGCGGGCTGGGCGGTTTCGGTCTGGCTGTCGCGCGGTGGCTGGTGAGCTGCGGGGCGAGGCATCTGGTGCTGGCCGGCCGCAGCGGCGCATCCAGGCCCGGAGCGCTGGAAGCGGTGGAGGAACTCGAAAAAACGGGCGCCAGGGTGACTGTCGTGCGGGCCGATATCACCAGCCGCCAGGCGGTGGGAGAGCTCTTGGAGCAGATACGCTCGACCCTGCCCCCCCTTCGCGGGATCGTGCATGCGGCCATGGTGCTGGAGGACTGCCCTCTACTCCATATGAGCGCCGCGGACATGAAAAAGGTGCTGGATCCGAAAATCCTCGGCGCCTGGAACCTCCACGACGGAACCCTGGAAACAAAGCTCGATTTCTTCATCTGCTTTTCCTCCCTGGCCGCGATCTGCGGCAATGTAGACCAGGCCAACTACGCCGCGGCCAACAGTTTTCTGGATGCCCTGATGCACTGTCGGAGGCTCGCTGGATTGCACGGCCTGTCTATCAACTGGGGGGTGATCGAGGGAGCCGGTTACCTGGATGTCCAGACCGAGCTGAAAGATTTTCTTTCCAGGCGGGGCCTGGGTCCGGTAACCTTGGACCAGGCGTTCCGGGCCATCGCCTATGCGCTCGAAAAAGACCTGACCCAGATCGTGGTCTCGCCGGTCAACTGGAAAAAACTGAGCGGCTACCTGCCTGTGATCGGCACATCGCCCCGCTTCTCGCTTCAGTGGAAAGCCGACGGCGAGAGGGAGAAAGAGGCGGATGCCAGGCTGGTCGGCGCGATCATCGCCGCGGAGCCGGCCCAGCGCAGGGAGATGCTCGCGGATTTCCTCGCCGGAGAGGTGGCCCGGATCCTGGGTATCGCCAAAAACAGCCTGGAACGGACCCGGGCGCTCGATTCGGTGGGGATTGACTCCCTGATGGCGGTGGAGCTTGTGATGGCGATTGAGAGCGGTCTGGGCATGACAATGTCCAAGATGCTGCTCGCCAGGCCGGGCCTGACTATAGACAGCCTCGCCGAGACGATCGAGAAAGAGCTGCAGAAACAGTCGGCCCAGGGAGAGAACCCGCAAAAAGCGGAGACAATCAAGAACAGCGGCGGGGAACTGCCGGTGAACGTGGACGAGATAAGCGACGGGGATGTGGACCAGATCCTCAAAACCCTGCTCAGGCTCGAGGGACAGAAAGATGGCTGA